In Mercurialis annua linkage group LG5, ddMerAnnu1.2, whole genome shotgun sequence, a single genomic region encodes these proteins:
- the LOC126680130 gene encoding protein NODULATION SIGNALING PATHWAY 1, with protein MTIEESDPIHISDHILDWLEDSESFLNPIFFDDPYSSDDIRNQEWWNQPEEIHQDSINNTDTTSVVVADDQDHIISDRSQVSNPTRKREAPDDDPITKKSQQRKKQNIKISNESQENDQVAEVVTCKKSNGNKRNSNKTAGNNGNNKEGRWAEHLLNPCAFAVTTGNLSRVQHLLYVLHELASSTGDANHRLAFYGLRALTRHLSSSSTTSAALDSPKSFTSTEPKLFQRSLLKFYEVSPWFALPNNIANSSILQILSQEHDDLKKNLHILDIGVSHGVQWPTLLEALTRRSGGPPPLVRITVITAAVDQNSEIPFSVGPPGDNFSSRLLTFAKSLNINLQINRVDSHLLQNLDAQVINTNPEETLIVCAQFRLHHLNHSSPDERTEFLKILKDLKPKGVILSENNTDCSCNSCGDFATGFSRRVDYLWKFLDSISAAFKGGDSEERRMMEGEAAKALTNCGEMNEGKEKWCERMRGVGFVAEVFGEDAIDGARALLRKYDSSWEMRMDETDGCVGLWWKGQPVSFCSLWKLNNTGNDS; from the coding sequence ATGACTATTGAAGAATCCGACCCGATCCACATCTCGGATCACATATTAGATTGGTTAGAAGATTCGGAATCGTTCCTAAACCCAATATTCTTCGATGATCCGTATAGCTCGGACGATATCCGTAACCAAGAATGGTGGAATCAACCCGAAGAAATTCATCAAGATTCAATCAACAATACCGATACAACAAGCGTTGTCGTTGCGGATGATCAAGATCACATCATATCCGATCGTTCGCAAGTTTCCAATCCGACGAGAAAGCGGGAAGCTCCGGATGACGACCCGATTACGAAAAAATCACAACAAAGAAAGAAACAGAATATTAAGATTAGTAATGAAAGTCAAGAAAATGATCAAGTAGCTGAAGTGGTGACATGTAAGAAATCAAATGGGAACAAAAGAAACAGTAATAAAACGGCAGGAAACAATGGTAATAACAAAGAAGGAAGATGGGCAGAACATTTACTGAATCCTTGTGCCTTTGCCGTTACTACCGGAAACTTGTCGCGTGTGCAACACCTTCTCTATGTTCTTCATGAATTAGCTTCCTCCACCGGAGACGCCAATCACCGGCTAGCTTTTTACGGCCTTCGAGCCTTGACACGTCATCTATCATCTTCTTCAACAACTTCTGCCGCTCTAGATTCACCTAAATCTTTCACATCAACCGAGCCAAAGCTTTTTCAGCGATCTTTATTGAAATTCTATGAGGTGAGTCCTTGGTTTGCCTTACCAAATAACATAGCCAATTCTTCAATCCTTCAAATTCTTTCTCAAGAACATGATGATCTTAAGAAAAATCTGCATATTCTTGATATCGGAGTTTCTCATGGAGTTCAATGGCCGACGCTTCTTGAAGCCTTGACACGCCGATCAGGAGGTCCTCCTCCTTTAGTGCGAATCACAGTCATCACCGCCGCCGTCGATCAAAACTCTGAGATCCCATTTTCAGTAGGTCCTCCCGGTGACAATTTCTCTTCAAGATTACTAACTTTTGCTAAGTCCTTAAACATCAACTTGCAAATCAATAGAGTGGACAGCCATCTTTTACAGAATCTTGACGCGCAAGTAATCAATACAAATCCTGAAGAAACCCTAATAGTCTGTGCTCAATTTAGACTCCATCATCTAAACCACAGCAGCCCAGATGAGAGAACTGAATTCTTGAAAATATTGAAGGATTTAAAGCCAAAAGGAGTGATTCTAAGCGAAAACAACACGGATTGTTCCTGCAACAGCTGCGGCGACTTTGCGACCGGATTTTCTAGGAGAGTGGACTACTTATGGAAGTTTTTGGATTCGATCAGCGCGGCTTTTAAAGGCGGAGACAGCGAAGAACGCAGAATGATGGAAGGCGAGGCGGCTAAAGCGTTGACGAATTGTGGGGAGATGAATGAAGGGAAAGAGAAATGGTGTGAGAGGATGAGAGGTGTAGGGTTTGTGGCAGAGGTGTTTGGAGAAGACGCCATTGATGGAGCTCGAGCTTTGCTGAGGAAGTATGATAGTAGCTGGGAGATGAGAATGGATGAGACAGATGGGTGTGTGGGACTGTGGTGGAAAGGGCAGCCGGTTTCTTTCTGTTCATTGTGGAAGTTGAATAATACAGGAAATGACAGTTAA
- the LOC126682991 gene encoding uncharacterized protein LOC126682991 → MDTEIIVNAVESPENKRLPPRSRIQVRFKTFLNREVSVRDRGINLYLPPQDLKETCVRVPISNSGRIRSLGKTLLTQTMTTMEIDEDDHREIMGKIADEIRDKGINYISEIGVEYTTATSEECDDDEYLRIKTEYEGQVLEFTEDIVVEEPLVSELEDEDEEGFPMILSSAAAKSCVDALDRINVSADDDVECSVCLEGIEVSEPAIRMPCLHYYHQDCIVKWLCQNHSCPLCRYELPAEL, encoded by the coding sequence ATGGACACTGAAATCATTGTTAACGCAGTTGAGTCACCGGAAAATAAACGACTGCCACCACGTTCAAGAATTCAAGTCCGTTTCAAGACCTTCCTTAACCGCGAAGTCTCTGTTCGCGACCGCGGCATAAACCTCTATTTACCACCTCAAGATCTTAAAGAAACTTGTGTCCGTGTGCCGATCAGCAATTCCGGCAGAATCCGCAGCCTGGGAAAGACTCTACTTACTCAAACCATGACCACCATGGAAATCGACGAAGACGACCACCGCGAGATTATGGGAAAAATTGCTGATGAAATTAGAGACAAGGGAATCAATTATATTAGTGAGATTGGTGTTGAATATACGACTGCGACTTCTGAAGAATGTGATGATGACGAATACCTGAGGATTAAAACAGAATATGAAGGCCAAGTACTAGAATTTACTGAAGATATCGTTGTCGAAGAACCATTAGTATCAGAATTAGAAGACGAAGACGAAGAAGGATTTCCAATGATATTATCATCTGCTGCTGCGAAATCATGTGTTGATGCCTTGGACAGAATTAATGTGTCGGCTGATGATGATGTGGAATGTTCGGTTTGTCTCGAAGGGATTGAGGTTAGTGAGCCGGCGATTCGGATGCCGTGTTTGCATTATTACCATCAGGATTGTATTGTCAAGTGGCTCTGTCAGAACCATTCCTGTCCGCTTTGCCGCTATGAATTGCCTGCTGAGTTGTAG
- the LOC126680754 gene encoding F-box/kelch-repeat protein At1g57790-like, with translation MATANDLERSSWSALQTDVMDEILKYFYGTTDVDAVFAIWKTCKAWRSTVRSIVPYPPSDPRYPYLLSLKDQTCRFVHPFYGHTFCLEFPELLDTHIRFSKFGWLLLTRGDYTHFFFNPFTRHKIDIPDNFMPKNHYAQCIKMCFDDCYIVGIGPCGLFLFVPSQSWKLYMYLQDSNWESNLSKEVFVGRDRAQASHSHPVIHKDKCYVLGLDGHLLVFDFKTRKFDLIWQPFLQKKVDSVYRSFLVINNGKLLGIFEFDGRNKILIRELKISTKRWQKVSDIGDKMVYVSYGSSFIGSAPTGVEGGKIYFPQVLEDECIFYSLTSRKCQSSSNSYSSKSPVDVEELTNCTWIESLPFKKN, from the coding sequence ATGGCAACAGCTAATGATCTCGAAAGGAGTTCATGGTCTGCACTCCAAACTGACGTAATGGACGAAATTTTGAAGTATTTTTACGGCACCACGGACGTGGATGCCGTTTTTGCAATATGGAAAACCTGCAAGGCGTGGAGGAGCACAGTTCGGTCCATTGTTCCTTACCCACCCTCCGATCCCCGCTATCCTTATCTTCTATCTCTCAAAGATCAGACGTGTAGGTTCGTCCATCCGTTCTATGGTCATACTTTCTGCTTAGAGTTTCCTGAGTTATTAGATACACATATTCGTTTCTCTAAATTCGGCTGGCTTCTTTTAACGCGAGGAGACTATACTCACTTTTTCTTCAATCCCTTCACAAGACACAAAATTGACATCCCCGACAACTTTATGCCCAAGAATCATTATGCACAATGCATCAAAATGTGTTTTGATGATTGCTACATTGTTGGAATTGGTCCTTGTGGCCTCTTCTTATTTGTTCCTAGTCAATCTTGGAAACTATATATGTATCTTCAAGATTCTAACTGGGAATCCAATTTATCTAAGGAAGTATTCGTTGGTAGAGATCGCGCTCAGGCTTCTCACTCTCATCCCGTCATACATAAGGACAAGTGTTATGTTTTGGGACTAGATGGCCATCTTCTAGTATTTGATTTCAAGACGAGAAAATTTGATTTGATCTGGCAGCCTTTTCTCCAAAAGAAAGTTGATTCCGTCTATAGAAGTTTCTTGGTCATAAATAATGGAAAACTATTAGGTATATTTGAATTCGATGGCCGAAATAAAATTCTGATTCGGGAGCTAAAGATATCTACGAAAAGATGGCAGAAGGTGTCTGACATAGGTGACAAAATGGTGTATGTCAGTTATGGATCATCCTTTATCGGAAGTGCTCCGACGGGAGTTGAAGGTGGCAAGATTTATTTTCCGCAAGTACTAGAAGATGAATGTATTTTCTATTCTCTTACTAGTAGAAAATGCCAATCGAGTTCGAATAGTTATTCAAGTAAAAGTCCGGTTGATGTTGAAGAACTCACAAATTGTACTTGGATTGAGTCAttgccttttaaaaaaaattaa